A stretch of the Streptococcus oralis genome encodes the following:
- a CDS encoding DUF2207 domain-containing protein: MKKRWLLALVFTYLLFIPSLVFAVDFDILSYQGDLNIHADNTAIFKETITYRFGDDYNGQLVGLGKAGKMPEGFDIDPDPTVQVSKNGRIVQNVSFYTMEEEDGYKVKIYNAGYAGDTVRVTVTWKLTNPLFLYKDIAELNWQPLTDSTGDIKEIEFKVSSDTPAEKLYFHAGQLLRDSSVEKANNLYHVKMKDLPRKRQIELHAYWPRSAFAGAPDQGLEEERLTDFNRIETNIATEKAQSEILMKWMFPVIFMSLLLLVPLFYRMFRQSTSIKKVFPKDHRLYEPPMDLPPMVLAEAVYSTSLEEVNPLNKSGFGKFTFERLIQATLLDLVDRGHLSIFQGDEEPYVRIISEKGLSNFEKECLRMTLSNKKELAISELFPDYQVSSSLYRGAKESDEKHIRETGSRLKRSFEGRLQRIQSCVTDKVHVLRIPSYYRPLTSEERRLALGMRVCSAITALGGLLFFYYSWQTHGFFSIPFLLLGLTGLAASFWVHFEMRGAYRDGVLTEEGAEIFYLWTSFENMLRDIAHLDQAELESIVLWNRLLVYATLFGYAKKVSKLMKVRHIQLENPDLNLYVAYGWHSQFYTSTAQIKQYTAVANTASNYSVSSGSGSSGGGFSGGGGGGSIGAF; this comes from the coding sequence ATGAAAAAAAGATGGCTGTTGGCTTTGGTATTTACTTATTTATTATTTATACCGAGCCTGGTTTTTGCAGTAGACTTTGATATCTTATCCTATCAGGGTGATTTGAATATTCATGCAGATAATACTGCAATTTTTAAGGAAACAATTACCTACCGCTTTGGAGACGATTATAATGGTCAGTTGGTTGGACTAGGGAAAGCTGGGAAAATGCCGGAAGGATTTGACATTGATCCCGACCCGACCGTTCAGGTCTCTAAAAATGGAAGAATTGTTCAAAATGTTTCCTTCTATACTATGGAGGAAGAGGACGGCTACAAGGTGAAAATTTACAATGCTGGATATGCCGGAGATACTGTTCGGGTAACGGTTACCTGGAAACTAACAAACCCTCTCTTCTTATATAAGGACATCGCAGAGCTAAATTGGCAACCCTTGACCGATAGTACTGGGGACATCAAAGAGATTGAGTTTAAGGTCAGCTCAGATACTCCAGCAGAGAAACTCTATTTTCATGCAGGCCAACTCCTAAGGGACTCTAGTGTTGAAAAAGCAAATAATCTCTATCATGTCAAGATGAAAGATCTTCCTAGAAAGCGACAGATCGAATTACATGCCTACTGGCCTAGAAGTGCTTTTGCAGGAGCTCCAGATCAAGGATTAGAGGAAGAACGTTTAACCGATTTTAACCGGATTGAAACCAATATAGCGACAGAAAAAGCGCAAAGTGAGATTTTGATGAAATGGATGTTTCCCGTCATTTTTATGAGTCTCTTACTTTTAGTTCCTCTCTTCTATAGGATGTTTCGTCAGAGTACAAGCATTAAAAAGGTCTTTCCAAAAGATCATCGACTCTACGAACCACCGATGGATTTGCCTCCAATGGTTTTAGCAGAAGCAGTGTATTCAACTTCCTTAGAGGAAGTCAATCCCCTAAACAAGTCAGGGTTTGGTAAATTTACTTTTGAACGATTGATTCAGGCAACCTTGTTGGATCTAGTAGATCGAGGCCATTTATCTATTTTCCAAGGGGATGAGGAACCTTATGTGCGCATTATCAGTGAAAAGGGTTTGTCCAATTTTGAGAAGGAATGTCTGCGCATGACTTTGTCAAATAAGAAAGAATTGGCTATTTCAGAGCTCTTCCCTGATTACCAAGTTTCATCTTCCCTTTACCGTGGTGCCAAAGAGTCAGATGAAAAACATATCCGAGAAACAGGCTCGCGTCTCAAACGCTCCTTTGAAGGAAGACTTCAACGCATTCAGTCCTGTGTTACGGATAAGGTCCATGTACTTCGTATTCCAAGCTATTATCGTCCCTTGACAAGTGAGGAACGCCGTCTTGCTCTTGGGATGCGGGTCTGTTCAGCTATAACGGCTCTAGGTGGTCTGCTTTTCTTTTACTATAGTTGGCAGACTCACGGTTTCTTCTCAATTCCTTTCCTTCTCTTGGGGTTGACAGGGCTGGCAGCAAGTTTCTGGGTTCATTTTGAAATGCGAGGAGCCTATCGTGATGGAGTTCTAACAGAGGAAGGGGCGGAGATTTTCTATCTTTGGACTAGTTTTGAAAATATGCTTCGTGATATTGCTCATCTGGATCAGGCCGAGCTAGAGAGCATCGTCCTTTGGAACCGTCTACTGGTCTATGCGACTCTCTTTGGTTATGCCAAGAAGGTGAGCAAGTTAATGAAAGTTCGCCATATTCAGCTTGAAAATCCAGATTTGAATCTTTATGTAGCCTATGGTTGGCACTCACAGTTCTACACCTCAACTGCACAAATCAAGCAATATACTGCTGTCGCAAATACAGCTAGCAATTACTCTGTATCTTCTGGAAGTGGTTCTTCAGGTGGAGGATTCTCAGGAGGCGGAGGCGGTGGTAGTATCGGCGCCTTCTAA
- a CDS encoding ABC transporter substrate-binding protein/permease, which yields MKKLCLSILASLALTLGLVSQVQADEYLRIGMEAAYAPFNWTQDDDSNGAVKIDGTNQYANGYDVQIAKKIAKDLGKEPLVVKTKWEGLVPALTSGKIDMIIAGMSPTAERKQEIAFSSSYYTSEPVLLVKKDSAYANAKSLEDFSGAKITSQQGVYLYDLISQIPGAKKETAMGDFAQMRQALEAGVIDAYVSERPEAMTAESANAKFKMIQPQPGFKTGEEDTAIAIGLRKDDSRISQINASIETISKDEQVALMDRMIKEQPVESTTTEEESSFFSQVAKILSENWQQLLRGAGITLLISIIGTITGLLIGLAIGVFRTAPLSENKAMYALQKLVGWILNVYIEIFRGTPMIVQSMVIYYGTAQAFGINLDRTLAAIFIVSINTGAYMTEIVRGGILAVDKGQFEAATALGMTHNQTMRKIVLPQVIRNILPATGNEFVINIKDTSVLNVISVVELYFSGNTVATQTYQYFQTFTIIAVIYFVLTFTVTRILRFIERRMDMDTYTTGANQMQTEDLK from the coding sequence ATGAAAAAATTATGCTTATCTATCCTTGCTAGCCTAGCCCTTACACTGGGACTAGTTAGCCAGGTCCAAGCCGACGAATATTTACGCATTGGGATGGAGGCAGCGTACGCCCCCTTCAACTGGACCCAAGACGATGATAGTAACGGCGCTGTCAAAATTGACGGTACCAACCAATATGCCAATGGCTACGATGTCCAAATCGCTAAAAAGATTGCTAAAGACCTAGGCAAGGAACCTTTGGTCGTTAAAACCAAGTGGGAAGGACTTGTTCCAGCCCTTACTTCTGGCAAGATCGATATGATCATTGCAGGTATGAGCCCAACAGCTGAACGCAAACAAGAAATTGCCTTTTCAAGCAGTTACTATACTAGTGAACCTGTTCTATTGGTCAAAAAGGACTCTGCCTATGCCAATGCCAAATCTTTGGAGGACTTTAGCGGAGCAAAAATCACTTCTCAACAAGGTGTTTACCTCTATGATTTGATTTCCCAAATTCCAGGTGCCAAAAAAGAAACTGCTATGGGTGACTTCGCTCAGATGCGTCAAGCTTTGGAGGCCGGTGTTATTGATGCCTATGTTTCTGAACGACCTGAAGCAATGACCGCTGAGTCTGCTAACGCTAAGTTCAAAATGATCCAACCTCAACCAGGTTTCAAAACTGGCGAAGAAGATACAGCTATTGCCATTGGACTTCGTAAAGATGACAGCCGCATCAGCCAAATCAATGCGAGCATCGAAACCATCTCTAAGGATGAACAAGTAGCCCTCATGGATCGTATGATCAAAGAGCAACCTGTGGAGTCTACAACAACAGAGGAAGAAAGTAGTTTCTTTAGTCAAGTCGCTAAGATACTTTCTGAAAACTGGCAACAACTCTTGCGTGGTGCTGGTATCACACTCTTAATCTCCATTATCGGAACCATCACAGGTCTCCTTATCGGACTTGCAATCGGGGTCTTCCGTACCGCTCCACTATCTGAGAACAAGGCAATGTATGCCTTACAGAAACTAGTCGGTTGGATTCTCAATGTCTATATTGAGATCTTCCGTGGTACACCGATGATTGTTCAATCTATGGTTATCTACTATGGAACTGCCCAAGCTTTCGGTATCAACCTTGACCGCACACTAGCCGCTATCTTCATCGTCTCAATCAATACGGGTGCCTACATGACAGAGATCGTTCGTGGTGGTATCCTAGCAGTTGACAAAGGACAGTTTGAAGCCGCAACTGCTCTTGGTATGACCCACAATCAAACCATGCGTAAGATTGTCCTACCTCAGGTTATCCGTAATATTCTACCCGCTACTGGTAATGAGTTTGTCATCAATATCAAAGATACCTCTGTATTGAACGTTATTTCAGTTGTTGAGCTTTATTTCTCAGGAAATACTGTAGCAACACAAACCTATCAATACTTCCAGACCTTTACCATCATCGCCGTGATCTACTTTGTCCTCACCTTTACCGTGACCCGTATCCTACGCTTCATCGAACGTCGTATGGACATGGATACTTACACTACAGGTGCTAACCAAATGCAAACGGAGGATTTGAAATAA
- a CDS encoding amino acid ABC transporter ATP-binding protein: protein MTQAILEIKHLKKSYGQNEVLKDISLTVHKGEVISIIGSSGSGKSTFLRSINLLETPTEGEILYRGENVLEKGYNLTHYREKLGMVFQSFNLFENLNVLENTIVAQTTVLKRDHSEAEKIAKENLEKVGMGERYWQAKPKQLSGGQKQRVAIARALSMNPDAILFDEPTSALDPEMVGEVLKIMQDLAQEGLTMIVVTHEMEFARDVSHRVIFMDKGVIAEEGKPEELFTNPKEERTKEFLQRYLS from the coding sequence ATGACACAAGCAATCCTTGAAATCAAACACCTCAAAAAATCCTATGGGCAAAACGAAGTGCTAAAAGACATTTCTCTCACCGTCCATAAAGGAGAGGTTATTTCCATCATCGGGAGCTCAGGAAGCGGAAAATCAACCTTCCTTCGTTCGATTAATTTACTAGAAACACCTACAGAGGGAGAGATTCTCTATCGAGGAGAAAATGTCTTAGAAAAAGGCTATAACCTCACCCATTATCGTGAAAAACTCGGTATGGTTTTCCAATCTTTCAATCTCTTTGAAAATCTGAATGTCCTTGAAAATACGATCGTTGCCCAAACGACTGTACTCAAACGCGACCACTCTGAAGCTGAAAAAATTGCCAAAGAGAATCTCGAAAAAGTTGGCATGGGAGAACGTTACTGGCAAGCCAAGCCGAAACAACTCTCAGGGGGACAAAAACAACGCGTGGCTATCGCCCGCGCTCTCTCCATGAATCCTGATGCCATTCTCTTCGACGAACCAACATCTGCTCTTGACCCTGAAATGGTTGGAGAAGTCCTCAAAATTATGCAGGATTTGGCTCAAGAAGGCTTGACCATGATCGTCGTAACCCACGAAATGGAATTCGCCCGCGATGTCTCTCACCGTGTCATCTTTATGGATAAGGGCGTCATTGCTGAAGAAGGCAAACCAGAAGAACTCTTCACGAACCCTAAAGAAGAACGGACAAAAGAGTTTCTTCAACGTTATCTCAGCTAA
- a CDS encoding SPFH domain-containing protein has product MVLQILLVLLFLVVIASVIMVSSVYVVRQQSVAIIERFGKYQKLSNSGIHLRAPFGIDRIAARVQLRLLQSEIVVETKTQDNVFVTMNVATQYRVNENNVTDAYYKLMRPEAQIKSYIEDALRSSVPKLTLDELFEKKDEIALEVQKQVAEEMSTYGYIIVKTLITKVEPDAEVKQSMNEINAAQRKRVAAQELAEADKIKIVTAAEAEAEKDRLHGVGIAEQRKAIVDGLADSIQELKGANVELTEEQIMSILLTNQYLDTLNNFADKEGNNTIFLPANPNGVEDIRTHILSALKAK; this is encoded by the coding sequence ATGGTTTTACAAATTTTACTTGTTTTATTGTTTTTAGTGGTGATTGCATCAGTGATTATGGTTAGTTCTGTGTATGTGGTTCGACAACAATCTGTCGCTATCATAGAACGCTTTGGTAAATACCAAAAGTTGAGTAATAGTGGTATTCATTTACGAGCTCCTTTTGGGATTGATAGGATTGCTGCAAGAGTTCAACTACGCTTGTTGCAAAGTGAGATTGTTGTAGAGACAAAGACGCAAGATAATGTATTTGTAACGATGAATGTGGCAACTCAGTATCGAGTAAATGAAAACAATGTCACAGATGCTTATTATAAATTGATGCGTCCAGAAGCCCAAATTAAATCCTATATTGAAGATGCTTTGCGTTCATCTGTACCAAAGCTAACCCTAGATGAGTTGTTTGAGAAGAAGGATGAAATCGCCTTAGAAGTTCAAAAACAAGTGGCGGAAGAAATGTCTACGTATGGGTATATCATTGTCAAAACGCTGATTACTAAGGTTGAACCTGATGCTGAAGTAAAACAATCAATGAATGAAATTAACGCGGCTCAACGTAAGAGAGTTGCGGCGCAAGAGCTTGCTGAAGCAGATAAGATTAAAATCGTGACCGCAGCAGAAGCAGAAGCAGAAAAAGATCGCCTACATGGTGTAGGGATTGCAGAGCAGCGTAAAGCAATTGTTGACGGACTAGCTGATTCTATCCAAGAGTTAAAAGGAGCCAATGTTGAGCTAACTGAAGAACAAATCATGTCTATCCTATTAACGAACCAGTATTTAGATACATTGAATAATTTTGCAGATAAAGAGGGTAATAATACAATCTTCCTACCAGCAAATCCTAATGGAGTTGAGGATATAAGAACTCATATATTATCGGCTTTAAAAGCCAAATAA
- the ilvA gene encoding threonine ammonia-lyase IlvA: protein MLSAKDVVKAHKVLSGVVVDTPLEYDHYLSEKYQAKIYLKKENAQRVRSFKIRGAYYAISQLSKEERERGVVCASAGNHAQGVAYTCNEMKIPATIFMPITTPQQKIGQVRFFGGEFVTIKLVGDTFDASAKAAQKFTLTENRTFIDPFDDAHVQAGQGTVAYEILEEARKESIDFDTVLVPVGGGGLIAGVSTYIKETNPTIEVIGVEANGARSMKAAFEAGGPVKLKEIDKFADGIAVQKVGQLTYEATRKNVETLIGVDEGLISETLIDLYSKQGIVAEPAGAASVAALEVLSDYIKGKTICCIISGGNNDINRMPEMEERALIYDGIKHYFVVNFPQRPGALREFVNDILGPNDDITRFEYIKRASKGTGPVLIGVALANKHDYAGLIHRMEKFDPSYINLNGNETLYNMLV from the coding sequence ATGCTAAGTGCAAAAGATGTGGTGAAAGCCCACAAAGTTTTAAGTGGTGTAGTAGTTGATACACCACTAGAATATGATCATTATTTATCAGAAAAATACCAAGCAAAGATTTATCTCAAAAAGGAGAATGCGCAACGAGTTCGCTCTTTTAAAATTCGTGGAGCCTATTATGCCATTTCTCAACTATCAAAAGAAGAACGTGAGCGTGGTGTAGTCTGTGCCTCTGCGGGAAATCACGCTCAAGGTGTCGCCTATACTTGCAATGAGATGAAGATTCCTGCAACGATTTTTATGCCTATTACAACACCACAACAAAAGATTGGGCAGGTTCGCTTTTTCGGTGGAGAGTTCGTGACAATCAAGTTGGTAGGGGATACCTTTGATGCTTCTGCTAAGGCAGCACAAAAATTTACACTGACAGAAAACCGCACCTTCATTGATCCTTTTGATGATGCGCATGTTCAGGCTGGTCAAGGGACTGTAGCCTATGAAATTCTTGAAGAAGCCCGTAAAGAGTCTATTGATTTTGATACAGTACTTGTACCAGTAGGTGGTGGCGGATTGATTGCCGGTGTTTCTACTTATATTAAGGAAACCAATCCGACTATTGAAGTGATTGGGGTAGAAGCCAATGGAGCCCGCTCTATGAAAGCTGCCTTTGAGGCTGGGGGACCAGTTAAACTCAAAGAAATTGATAAGTTTGCTGATGGGATAGCTGTACAGAAAGTTGGACAGTTGACCTACGAAGCGACCCGTAAGAATGTTGAAACGCTGATTGGGGTAGACGAGGGATTGATTTCTGAAACCTTGATTGATCTTTATTCCAAGCAAGGAATTGTAGCGGAACCAGCAGGGGCTGCTAGTGTTGCAGCCTTGGAAGTTTTATCAGACTATATCAAAGGCAAGACGATTTGTTGTATTATTTCTGGAGGAAATAACGATATCAACCGCATGCCAGAGATGGAAGAACGTGCCTTGATTTACGATGGAATCAAGCATTACTTTGTAGTGAATTTCCCACAACGTCCAGGAGCTCTACGAGAGTTTGTAAATGACATTTTGGGACCAAATGATGACATCACTCGTTTTGAATATATCAAACGAGCAAGCAAGGGGACAGGCCCTGTCTTGATTGGGGTAGCTCTTGCCAATAAGCATGACTATGCTGGATTGATTCATCGAATGGAAAAGTTTGACCCATCTTATATTAATTTGAATGGGAACGAAACGTTGTATAATATGCTAGTTTAA
- the ilvC gene encoding ketol-acid reductoisomerase has translation MAVQMEYEKDVKVAALDGKKIAVIGYGSQGHAHAQNLRDSGRDVIIGVRPGKSFDKAKEDGFDTYTVAEATKLADVIMILAPDEIQQELYEEEIAPNLEAGNAVGFAHGFNIHFEFIKVPADVDVFMCAPKGPGHLVRRTYEEGFGVPALYAVYQDATGNAKNIAMDWCKGVGSARVGLLETTYKEETEEDLFGEQAVLCGGLTALIEAGFEVLTEAGYAPELAYFEVLHEMKLIVDLIYEGGFKKMRQSISNTAEYGDYVSGPRVITEQVKENMKAVLADIQNGKFANDFVNDYKAGRPKLTAYREQAANLEIEKVGAELRKAMPFVGKNDDDAFKIYN, from the coding sequence ATGGCAGTTCAAATGGAATACGAAAAAGATGTTAAAGTAGCAGCGCTTGACGGTAAAAAAATCGCTGTAATCGGTTATGGTTCACAAGGACATGCGCATGCGCAAAACTTGCGTGATTCAGGTCGTGATGTCATCATCGGTGTGCGTCCAGGTAAATCTTTTGACAAAGCAAAAGAAGATGGTTTTGACACTTACACAGTAGCAGAAGCAACTAAATTGGCTGACGTTATTATGATTTTGGCACCAGACGAAATCCAACAAGAATTGTACGAAGAAGAAATCGCTCCAAACTTGGAAGCTGGAAATGCAGTTGGATTTGCTCATGGTTTCAATATCCACTTTGAATTTATCAAAGTTCCTGCAGATGTAGATGTTTTCATGTGTGCTCCTAAAGGACCAGGACACTTGGTACGTCGTACTTACGAAGAAGGATTTGGTGTGCCAGCTCTTTATGCAGTCTACCAAGACGCTACAGGAAATGCTAAAAACATTGCTATGGACTGGTGTAAAGGTGTTGGTTCAGCTCGTGTTGGTTTGCTTGAAACAACTTACAAAGAAGAAACTGAAGAAGATTTGTTTGGTGAACAAGCCGTACTTTGTGGTGGTTTGACTGCCCTTATCGAAGCAGGTTTTGAAGTCTTGACAGAAGCAGGCTATGCCCCAGAATTGGCTTACTTTGAAGTTCTTCATGAAATGAAGTTGATCGTTGACTTGATCTATGAAGGTGGATTCAAGAAAATGCGTCAATCTATTTCAAACACTGCTGAATACGGTGACTATGTATCAGGTCCACGTGTGATTACTGAGCAAGTTAAAGAAAACATGAAAGCTGTTTTGGCAGATATCCAAAATGGTAAGTTTGCAAATGACTTTGTAAATGACTACAAGGCTGGTCGTCCAAAATTAACTGCTTACCGTGAACAAGCAGCTAACCTTGAAATTGAAAAAGTTGGTGCAGAATTGCGTAAAGCAATGCCTTTCGTTGGTAAAAACGACGACGACGCATTCAAAATCTACAATTAA
- the ilvN gene encoding acetolactate synthase small subunit — protein MRRMLTARLQNRSGVLNRFTGVLSRRQVNIESISVGATENPNVSRITIIIDVASHDEVEQIIKQLNRQIDVIRIRDITDKPHLEREVILVKVSAPAEKRAEILAIIQPFRATVVDVAPSSITIQMTGNAEKSEALLRVIRPYGIKNIARTGATGFTRD, from the coding sequence ATGCGTAGAATGTTAACAGCTAGATTGCAAAACCGTTCAGGAGTTTTGAATCGTTTTACAGGTGTCCTTTCTCGTCGTCAAGTCAATATTGAGAGTATCTCAGTTGGTGCGACAGAGAATCCCAATGTATCTCGCATCACCATCATTATTGATGTAGCATCTCATGATGAAGTAGAGCAAATCATTAAACAGCTCAATCGTCAGATTGATGTGATTCGCATTCGAGATATCACAGATAAACCACACTTGGAAAGAGAAGTTATCTTGGTAAAAGTATCTGCTCCTGCTGAGAAGCGTGCAGAAATCTTGGCCATTATCCAACCTTTCCGAGCAACGGTAGTAGATGTGGCTCCAAGCTCAATTACCATCCAGATGACGGGAAATGCTGAAAAGAGTGAAGCTTTATTACGAGTGATTCGACCATATGGTATTAAAAATATCGCTCGTACGGGTGCAACTGGATTTACCCGCGACTAA
- a CDS encoding acetolactate synthase large subunit — MEKISLESPKTGSDLVLETLRDLGIDTIFGYPGGAVLPLYDAIYNFKGIRHILGRHEQGCLHEAEGYAKSTGKLGVAVVTSGPGATNAITGIADAMSDSVPLLVFTGQVARAGIGKDAFQEADIVGITMPITKYNYQVRETADIPRIITEAVHIATTGRPGPVVIDLPKDVSALETDFIYSPEVNLPSYQPTLNPNDMQIKKILKQLSKAKKPVLLAGGGISYAEASKELNEFAERYQIPVVTSLLGQGTIATSHPLFLGMGGMHGSFAANIAMTEADFMISIGCRFDDRLTGNPKTFAKNAKVAHIDVDPAEIGKIISADIPVVGDAKKALQMLLAEPTVHNNTEKWIEKVTKDKNRVRSYDKKERVVQPQAVIERIGELTNGDAIVVTDVGQHQMWTAQYYPYQNERQLVTSGGLGTMGFGVPAAIGAKIANPEKEVILFVGDGGFQMTNQELAILNIYKVPIKVVMLNNHSLGMVRQWQESFYEGRTSESVFDTLPDFQLMAQAYGIKNYKFDNPETIEKDLEVILEDVPMFIEVDISRKEQVLPMVPAGKSNHEMLGVKFHA; from the coding sequence ATGGAGAAAATCAGTTTAGAATCTCCTAAGACAGGGTCGGACCTAGTTTTGGAAACACTTCGGGACTTAGGGATTGATACCATTTTTGGTTATCCTGGTGGAGCGGTCTTACCTTTGTATGATGCGATATACAATTTTAAAGGCATTCGCCACATCTTGGGACGCCATGAACAAGGTTGTTTGCACGAAGCTGAAGGATATGCCAAATCAACTGGAAAGTTGGGCGTTGCCGTTGTCACGAGTGGGCCGGGAGCAACAAATGCCATTACAGGGATTGCAGATGCCATGAGCGATAGCGTTCCCCTTTTGGTCTTTACAGGTCAGGTTGCGCGAGCTGGAATTGGGAAAGATGCTTTTCAGGAGGCGGACATCGTGGGTATTACCATGCCCATTACTAAGTACAATTACCAAGTCCGTGAAACGGCAGATATTCCCCGTATCATTACGGAAGCTGTCCATATCGCAACGACCGGTCGTCCAGGTCCTGTTGTGATTGACTTGCCAAAGGATGTATCAGCTCTAGAGACAGATTTCATCTATTCACCAGAAGTTAATTTACCAAGTTACCAACCGACACTTAATCCAAATGACATGCAAATCAAGAAAATCTTGAAGCAATTGTCAAAAGCCAAGAAACCTGTTTTGTTAGCAGGCGGTGGTATCAGCTATGCGGAAGCTTCTAAGGAGCTCAATGAATTTGCTGAACGTTACCAAATTCCAGTAGTAACTAGTCTTTTGGGGCAAGGAACCATTGCAACGAGTCATCCGCTCTTCCTTGGGATGGGGGGAATGCACGGGTCTTTTGCAGCCAACATTGCAATGACGGAAGCGGACTTTATGATTAGTATTGGTTGCCGTTTCGATGACCGCTTGACTGGGAACCCTAAGACCTTCGCGAAGAATGCTAAGGTTGCCCATATCGACGTTGACCCAGCTGAGATTGGTAAGATTATCAGTGCAGATATTCCTGTAGTGGGGGATGCTAAGAAAGCCTTGCAGATGCTACTGGCAGAACCAACTGTTCATAACAATACTGAAAAGTGGATTGAAAAAGTCACCAAGGACAAGAATCGAGTTCGTTCTTATGATAAGAAAGAACGTGTGGTTCAACCTCAGGCCGTTATTGAACGCATCGGTGAGTTGACGAATGGAGATGCCATTGTTGTCACAGACGTAGGGCAACACCAAATGTGGACAGCTCAGTATTATCCTTACCAAAATGAGCGTCAGTTAGTCACTTCAGGTGGTTTGGGTACCATGGGATTCGGAGTTCCTGCAGCTATCGGAGCCAAGATTGCCAATCCAGAAAAAGAAGTCATCCTTTTTGTCGGTGATGGTGGCTTCCAAATGACCAACCAAGAGCTAGCGATCCTAAACATCTACAAGGTGCCGATTAAGGTTGTCATGTTGAATAACCACTCACTAGGAATGGTTCGTCAGTGGCAGGAATCCTTCTATGAGGGTAGAACTTCCGAGTCAGTCTTTGATACCCTTCCTGACTTCCAGTTGATGGCACAGGCTTATGGCATCAAAAACTATAAATTTGATAATCCAGAGACGATAGAGAAGGATCTAGAAGTCATTCTGGAGGATGTGCCCATGTTTATCGAGGTGGATATTTCTCGTAAGGAACAGGTCTTACCGATGGTACCAGCTGGTAAGAGCAATCATGAGATGTTGGGGGTGAAGTTCCATGCGTAG